The sequence tataatactctaaaaattaaaatatatcttttagtatattttttttcacatatcaataagatttaaaaataatattcattttatagtaaataattttagttgtctattataaattatatttaataatcattatctatgcttctttaatttaaaaagaaaagttaaaagagaataaaaatgcACAACCAAAAAACaggaaattgaaaagaaatcaacattttaaaatacatCTTTATATATACTTATGACGTTTTACCGTGCTTTCTGATACCCAACTACGATATCGTTTTAGGTGGCAATCGTCCCTGTCATTGTCAACTTCacaaaaggaaacaaataTAACCAAAATTGTCTTCCTCAGATTCCATAGTTGTTGTTCATTGACTGACCCTCTCTCtccctttttaatttaatttattgccACCATGTTTTCTATTCCTCAGATTCCTCTTTGCCTTGTCAGTCAAAGCCAAACCAAACCCAGAAACTATAGACGGGGGGAAGGCCTAAACCAAACCCCGGTAAGACTCtcaatttcaaatttcaatcCATAATTCAACAACATCAAAATCGCCATCTGGGTTTCACTCCCCGTAATGGGTCGCAGGCAAAACGACCAAGAATCCTCCCGTTTCACCTTTCTTACTCTCCTCTTAGTGGGTTTTATCTCATGTGCTTTAGTCTATACTGTCCTGTCTTTGATCTTAAATCCCAacataacttttataaattcagATTCTAAGTATTTGGCAATGGAAGGGAAGAGTTTTAAAAGTAAGGATGATGGTGAATGTTGTAGAGGGATTAATAATTTGGAGCTATGGGGGCCTGCAGTGAAATGGGGATCAGAGTTTAAGTTTAATTCTTCGAAGGAGTGTTGTCAGGCATGCAGGGATATGTGTAATGGTAATGATGGGCCTTGTTTGTGTGATACTTGGGTGTTTTGTGGGAATAAACAGACTTGCGGATCAAAATTTGGTGAGGTGAGATTGAAGCGGGTGAAAGTTTTTTGCTTTATTGACTTTTTTTTGAAAGacttttgattgattttcatgTTTAGGATTTGTCTTTTTCGGTTCAAAAGGTGATCCGATTTGTGATTCGAGAAGAATAAGAAttaccttttgttttgttttgttttagaTTTGTAATTATGCACTTGTTGAGATTTGAGAAGAATAAGTAATTACTCAAATATCAAGGTGGTATTTTGCCACTTGATGCATATCAatggaaatataatttatagtttCAGTTACTGAATTGTACATTCTGATTTTGTGTTGCTTGCTTCATTTCTCTACAGTGTTGGCTGAAAAAACAGAAGGATTCATTAACACCTGATAGGCAAGAAGCAGGTGACAAAGTTAGTTGGACTTCAGGACTGATCTTTGGAAAAGGAGAGGTATATATGGCAGtcaatttctttctctttataaaatatgtgGTTAAAAACACTAAAAATTGCAGTTGCACCTTGTTCAATGTACACATTCATCTCTCTTACTTTTTGCGAGTACAAAGCTTAcaagttaaaaagaaatgaaaagcaCGAAGGGAAGGATCATTTTgttaagttaaaaagaaatgaaaagcaCGAAGGGAAGGATCATTTTGTCTTTTTacattaggatttctttgcAACTACTTACGGACTAATTTCTACCCATACTCCCTTGATACTGATTCTCATTGTCTGTGGATAATTCCTTGCACGCAATCATATGAAAGATGAGAGATACTGTGTTCTCTggtatttattattactgaGATTTTGTGCTCCTAAATGTAATAATTGGATCTCTTGTAGTTAGAGGTCTATGTTTGCCCTGTGGTTAATGTCTTCAGGATCTTACGAATTACTAGCTAGGTGTTTGAGCCCTAGGACCTGATGGGAAAAGTTCAGATGCAGATTTCTCTCCACATGGAACaccatttttaaattatataattctggTCTTATCACAatcttttgtatttattttctgtGTAATCTGAACTTGGAATGCATTTTGCTGCTTGCATTCTCAGTATTAAATATTTCTGCGTCTGTTATTTCACCTCctacaaatttttatattgatttttttttctttcttttgaaaataaaaatctctcCACtattattgctaaattaaatatacaatatgcaatatttaacttttgtttatgtttgcTTTTTTCAGGGCATTGTTGGCTTGGAAACAGAATATGGCACTCTTCACATAAAAGTAAGTTTTCATGCTTTTCATCTGTGTGTCAAATATCTTTGACAAGAATATTTTATGTGCTCCTCTCGAGTTTAATCAGCAAGATTCtgtctttccttttctttttttgaactGCAAGATGCTGTCTTTGTAATGATTGATTATGTTAGAGTGCATTTGGAGGCagctttaaaatttaacttctGATGGCATAATAGTCAGAGCATTCAGGCCTTGGAGCATGCTCAGATGAGCATTTGCAAAAGTAGCATGCTATGCTTTGGTTCTATACGTCTTTAATCATATAATCTGAGCACAATCATAAATGACATGTAGGCTGGATATTTTTTCATGCCAATAGGAATTTCTGTACCATTTCATTCCTCATTTGATTTTACAAAAGAATGTtgttttaaactttttatggGTTGAGAAGagctaatttatattttgatacatTCTGtgacatattatatatacttgTGCTGGGCtattttaacaatttgatATGCTTATCACTATATACGGTAATTGTTAAATCCTTTACACTGAGAGTTTTACTTAGACATATAACTGATTACAGTTTAGTATTGCCATTCCTTCCACTGTTTTAGAActgtttgtttttcttaatttttgaaatgattctgcCCAAATTTGTAGGTTAGATATGTTTAGTTGCATTAATGTGTATCACTTGCTAACAATTTATGTCCCTGGATAAAATGAAGCTCTTCCCTGACTGTGCTCCACATTCTGTATATTACATTCTTGAGTTGTTATCATTGCGCCATTGTGCTGGTTGCCAATTTTTCCGTGCTGAGAGCCGCGGCCAATTTTGGGATTCTGAGGGAAACCACATAAAAGATGTAAGCGTTCATCAAGTTTCAATTTAGCATTCATTTCTAAGTACAGATCTGGACATGAGCGTTCACAAGTCAGATGTGTGTTTTACAACTAGGagttttttcttgtttgtgaAAATTTCAGGCTCCTTTCGGCCCTCCTTTTGCATTGATTCAAGGAACACTGGAAGCTCAAGGGACGACGTTCAGCAAAATCCCAAGAGAAGTATGCCCAACAGTAAGAAGGGGCTCAGTAGCATGGGTTGGTTCTGGCCCAGAATTCTTGATTAGCCTAGCCGATCACCAGGAATGGAAAAAAGCATACACAGTCTTCGGTTCTGTTCTTCCTGAAGACATGCAAATTGTAGAAAGAATTGTCCAACTCCCCACCAAATCAGATGTTTGGAACAGTATTAACGTGTCTGTTTTGGAGAAGCCTGTTCCCTTGATGTTCCGAAGAATCAAGTCAATTCATTGATTGAGAACTTTTATACTGTAAGAGTCAACACGATTTGTGAAGTACTTTACACAACTGTGGCattcatatttaaaagatttgctttgtttttttcttttcttttttctgttggGTTTTGTTTTGAGCTTTTCTCCTCCAATTTCTCAACTGTACATAGTGAACTCAATTTTagttggttttctttttcttccctaCAATAAAAGACTAGTCCATCCCTATAAGACGACTATGCACTAAAGCTAGGGAAAGTAGTTGTTTGAAGTGGCATTCATCTCTTTCATTaacttatttctttaattgttATTGCATTTgtctttctaatttttttctacttTAATATTTGTTGCATAATATTATGGACAATGAAACGATACTCAAACTTCTGAATTCTCATAAGTTCACTTTCACTTTCTtagaatattttcaattttgtttattttaaggaacattatttgtattaaatataaataataaataattttaattaagtctaataaatttttaattcttttcttttcatttaattcCTTTTTGCTTTCATAAGTATGaacagttttatttttataactttggtcaataaaaaataaaataaaaagactaaataataaaatacatagaaatttgtaatatatttactaaaattaaaataaaaaatagaaatttatcttgaaatatataaagtgTAAAACCAactactattttatatttataaaatataaataattaatttaaatttaaattatataaaataactccttaaaatcaatttttaatttatataaagagTAGACAATAGATGCTTTTTTTATTCAGTCCACCTAAGATTTTGAGACATAAATTAGCTTATACCTTGTCCAAATATATTCATGGTCATACTTTGTTGTAAGTTTATAACTTGCAACTGCCGAATGAATAAAAACAATCCGCTAACATCATGGCCATACATGGATTCTTTGgttcttgtttttttcttttctttgaacaaTATTCAAATGGAAGCTTAATCCagtcaaaatgaaaaattaaggaTCTAATTGCACTGAACGGTTTCAATTAACTATTACAGAAAGACTAGGGACTAATTTGGCCCTTTGgccaatttaaaaaagaaaacattttaACTCCAGTTCCTCGGATTCAATTGGTACTGTACCAtcatctcttcttcttcccgcCACACTTACAACCACACTCACGAGTTAACGGCCGCCGTAAAAGAATGGTCCAATTCCACGAGCATATAATCACAGACCTTCTAGAAGATCCCAGCGGCGGACTCGTAATACTATCATCCGGTCTTTGCCTTCCAAAACTGATATCCTCTCTTCTCCTTCTCCACCACTCTTCTCAAGGCACTCTTTTAATtctctcctcttcttcttcgcCTTAtctcaaaaccctaattcttCACCACCACAACAACCACCACAATATCACCGAAATAACCGCCGATCTTCCCGCTCACCACCGCCTCTCGCTCTACACCTCTGGCGAAATCTGTTTCATCACTCCGCGAATCCTAATCGTTGACCTTCTCACAAACAAAATACCTGTCTCCGCTCTATCCGGTATAATTATTCTCAATGCTCACTCTTTATCAGAAACTTCAACAGAAGCTTTTATTGTACGGATTTTAAAAACCCTAAGTCAGTCAATTTATGTACGTGCCTTCACCGATAAGCCACATGCTATGGTGATGGGGTTTTCCAAGACGGAGCGTATAATGAAGGCactatatataaagaaattacaCCTTTGGCCTAGGTTTCAGGTTTATGTGTCGGAGGAGCTCGAGAGGGCTCCGCCGGAGGTTGTGGATGTCAGAGTAGGTATGAGTAAGTATATGATTGGAATACAAAAGGCAATAATTGAAGTAATGGATGCGTGTTTGAAAGAAATGAGGAAAACTAATAAAGTTGATGTTGAGGATTTAAGTATTGAGAATGGTCTGTTTAAGTCTTTTGATGAGATTGTAAGGAGACAGTTGGATCCCATTTGGCATATTTTAGGGAAAAAGACTAAGCAATTGGTTTCTGATTTGAAGACTTTGCGAAAGTTGCTTGATTATCTTGTTAGGTAAtctctgttttttctttttcaatttgtttttatgtataagctatattttgtttattaaaaagatttggATGTGCTATTTTGGTTAGGTACGATGCAGTGagttttttgaaatatttggaTACACTTAGAGTGTCAGAGAGTTTTCGATCTGTTTGGATATTTGCAGAGTCCAGCTTTAAGATTTTTGACTATGCCAAGAAGCGTGTCTATCGTTTGGCGAGGTCAAGTGATGCAAAAGTAGATGGGACAAGTAAGAGCACTACGggtaaaaagagaaaactgaAAAGGGACCGTGATAATGATGACGTAGGTAAGAGCatggttttcttttgttattaataCTATTTGATAATCTCTTCCCTGGCCTTGCTTTTAACTTTCTATGTTTTCGTGCTTATTTAGTAGCTGAAGGTACATCATCCACTAATTTAAATGGTGTTGTTGTTTTGGAGGAGGTTCTGGAGGCAGCTCCCAAGTGGAAGGTGTTACGTGTGAGTGAGTGAGTTCCATTTtctatgttattttatttatatccaCTTGTCACCTTATACTTGTAAGCGACTGATTTGTGAAAAACCTCACTTTTTTCAGTTGTGATTTTGCTTTCTGGTTAATTTAGCATCTATTTTGTTCTTGCTGGAATGATTGTAATGACAAATTAAGTCTATACTCTTAGTTTATATgcgtttattttattacaggACATTCTTCAAGAGATAGAGGAAGAAATACATAAGCAGGCTTTATTGAGAGAAGACAATCTGGCTGAAAGTGAAGAAATTGATGATGGCATTGTTCTAGTGGCATGCAAAGACGAACGCTCATGCATGCAGCTTGAAGATTTCATCATGAATGGAGCGCAGAAGGTTTTCTAtgctctttttccttttttcctttccacttttttccaaattttatcttatatttgGAACATTACACTCATCATTCTCTGTGGGTCACGCATCATTGTTTTATCAAGGCTAGAGCAAAGGGTGACCCTATTCAGTTCATTGGCATCCTTGGCCTAGTCTATTCCTTCTCATGTCATTGCATAttgattagtttatattttggtAGTGAATTCTATTAATTTGGAATCTCGCAGAAACATGGGTAGTTTTCATTTATGGTCTAAATGCTAGGTTGCAAAATGGAGGGCATCTCTTGCTTATCACTGGCAAAGTTTTGCTTCAATACTGGTTCCCTAGTATGTCAGCTAAACTAGCTAGCGTCTCGAAAGATATTGGCATTTTCCTGCTTTGATTTTGTGATTCTCACTAGAAATAGTTGAGCTACATTATTATATCGACAGGATAAACATTATGAGTAATTAGTAACCTAATTTATGGCATATTTTCTTACGAAGGTCTTGCGAGAAGAATGGGAGAAGTACTTGTTGAGCAAAGTTGAATTGCATAGCATGCCAACGCCTCAGAAAAAGAAACCTAAACCAAAAGAATCAAAGGGATTTGGCATTCTTGATGGAGTTGTTCCTGTAATAGCTGCACAAAATGCTGAAGCGAGCAGCATAAACAAGCAGGAAAATGATGCTCTGTTGGCAGCAGTATCAGAAATAAGAAATCAACATAGAAAGGATTACATTGTTGAAGATGAGCCACAGCCTCTTGTTGATGGCGGAAAAAGTTGTAAAACATGGGGAAAAGGGCGAAATAAAAGAGGACGAGCAAATCCTCAAAATTCTGGAGAAGATAATGTCAACAGTGAACTGAAAATAAGTGGTAAGTCTGAAGTGTCTAGTACAGAGTATAAAGCCCAACCAAATGAGAACAATCAGCCTATTAGAGAAGTTCATAAAATAGGCTACTCTAGAGCTTCATCTATAGAGCAAGGGGTTCTTCGGAGGCATACTCAACAGCTAGATCCTTTGCAGAGCAATGCTAAGCAAATACCATCGGTGCACTTTTATGCCCAAGAAAGTGACCAACCCATACTTGACATTTTAAAACCTTCTGTTATTATTGTCTACCATCCAGACATGACCTTTGTTCGAGAAATTGAAGTCTATAAAGCTGAAAATCCCTCAAAAAGGTTgagagtttattttcttttctatgaAGATTCTACTGAGGTCCAAAAGTTTGAGGCAGGCATTCGCAGGGAGAATGGAGCATTTGAATCCTTGATCCGGCAGAAATCCATGATGATGATTCCAGTTGATCAGGTATTGTCTTCTTAAGTTCCACCTTGTCCTCATTGAGGAAAATTGTCCAGAGATTAATttgctttttatatttttcatttcccCTCCAGccaatttcatattattttatgagtttttaatttaatgtatttAATGTAAAAGCAATACCTGCAATTCATATGTAAACATAAAAACTTATTATGTTTCATTAAActtttgtttaatattaaatattaaagaactTGCAGTCAGTATTCATGTTCCTTACTTTTAACTTCTATGTTAACTTTAGTTACTGATATCTATTTCATCTGTGGACTTTACTTGAAATTGAACCAGAATATGAATTGCCTAGGATTGAATTCCTCAGTGGATTCACAACCTTCTAGTTCCCTAAATGCTATAACCAGAAAGGCTGGTGGAAGAAAGGaagttgaaaaagaaatgcagGTTTGTGTAGCATGTCGAGCCTTTCCTATGTTTATTATACCTCTCTTATAACTACAAAATATTCTAGAGGAATTTTGCTGTTTTCAGGTCATAGTGGACATGAGGGAATTTATGAGCAGCCTGCCAAATGTTCTCCACCAAAAAGGGATGCGTATCATACCTGTGACCTTGGAAGTTGGAGATTATATTCTCTCTCCATTAATATGTGTGGAGAGAAAGAGTATTCAAGATCTTTTTATGAGCTTCACATCAGGCCGTCTTTACCACCAAGTGGAAACAATGACCCGCTATTATAGAATACCTGTTCTTCTGATCGAGTTTTCACAAGACAAAAGCTTTTCGTTTCAGGTAACTTACAACTGTATCAAAGAGAACCCCCCTCTAAGATTGGCTTAATGGTTTGTTTTAGCTCGATTACTTATGCATATGGATTTGCAGTCAGCGAGTGATATTAGTGATGATGTCACACCAAATAGTATAATATCCAAGCTGTCATTGCTTGCTCTCCACTTTCCCCGCTTGCGTATCATCTGGTCTCGCAGTTTGCATGCTACTGCTGACATATTTGCAGCATTGAAGGCTAATCAGGATGAACCTGATGAGGCCAGAGCAATGAGAGTTGGTGTCCCATCAGAAGAGGgtattattgaaaatgatgTGAGGTAAGAGGCATACTACTATTTTCCTTCCAAATTTTTATGCTCAAAGCTTGCATTATGAATTTGTAATGCTTTGTGGGAAGATGGAGTAGAATTAGGAATCTTTAGCTGGGTTGTATGAGGTGTTCCGGGAAAGGAGGTAGAATTTTGCAATGCTTAGTTGCATGTGTCTGTTTGAGCACAAGGACATACTACTAAAGGCTGCTAGTTAATGTTGCAAGCTTAATTTCTTCATTCTCACTTGGTAAACATGGAATACGCTAGGCCTTTGGATATAAAGTCTTTTATTGACTTCTTAAGCTTGGAAAACTTTGAAAGTTATCACTATTATGCGTgtcaattttgattcaatcCCTATTTTGATTCCAGAGCTGAGAACTATAATACATCAGCTGTGGAGTTTCTGAGACGACTCCCAGGAGTGACAGATTCAAACTACAGGGCTATAATGGATGGGTGTAAAAGCTTAGCTGAACTCGCCCTTCTTCCTATGGAGAGGCTAACTGAACTAATGGGTGGTCAGAAAGCCGCACGAACTCTCAGAGATTTCCTTGATGCAAAGTATCCAGCCTTGTTATAATCCGGAAAATGTTCCCCATTTTCCCATTGACGTCCAATCAGAGAAATTCTTCAGGGAGAGAAATTAATCTTCTTGTCTTCATGTTGTATTGTTGATTATTTCATTGTAATTTTCCATTTGAGCAAGGATTTATTCGTTTGTAGatttgtaaattattattctcaTTAATTTAAGGGGCTCTCTATCATGGTAATAGCATATTGGAAAGTTTGTTCGTAACAacttctttaaaaattaattcgaATGTAGACTCCGCTGCTGTTGAGGACTTAGTTTAGTAGATTTGTCGGAATTAACATAATTAGAGAAGAAGATATCATTAAACACCTTTTCTGATTAGAATAACTTAATTCATTGAAATGAAATTGGGAAGTTTACCGACAATTTGACTAGCATTAAAACTttggaaataaaattaaagctGTAACTACCAATATCAATATCAGTGAATAGCAACTTCCTTTCTTTGTCTCTTGAAACAGCCAACAGCGCTACCACTGTGCACTGCTACAAGCAAACCGCTTTAGACAAATAGAACGACGTCTCTTGACGGTGGTGCAAGTACAACCGGCAACAAAAATCTAAcccaacttcctttttcttgtcatttatttaaaacaacCCGACTCCAAAACGGCATCGTTACCAAAACATCCATCAACCGAACGACGTCGCTAAATTACGGCACAAA comes from Ricinus communis isolate WT05 ecotype wild-type chromosome 5, ASM1957865v1, whole genome shotgun sequence and encodes:
- the LOC8269024 gene encoding uncharacterized protein LOC8269024 isoform X1, coding for MGRRQNDQESSRFTFLTLLLVGFISCALVYTVLSLILNPNITFINSDSKYLAMEGKSFKSKDDGECCRGINNLELWGPAVKWGSEFKFNSSKECCQACRDMCNGNDGPCLCDTWVFCGNKQTCGSKFGECWLKKQKDSLTPDRQEAGDKVSWTSGLIFGKGEGIVGLETEYGTLHIKLFPDCAPHSVYYILELLSLRHCAGCQFFRAESRGQFWDSEGNHIKDAPFGPPFALIQGTLEAQGTTFSKIPREVCPTVRRGSVAWVGSGPEFLISLADHQEWKKAYTVFGSVLPEDMQIVERIVQLPTKSDVWNSINVSVLEKPVPLMFRRIKSIH
- the LOC8269024 gene encoding uncharacterized protein LOC8269024 isoform X2 — translated: MGRRQNDQESSRFTFLTLLLVGFISCALVYTVLSLILNPNITFINSDSKYLAMEGKSFKSKDDGECCRGINNLELWGPAVKWGSEFKFNSSKECCQACRDMCNGNDGPCLCDTWVFCGNKQTCGSKFGECWLKKQKDSLTPDRQEAGDKVSWTSGLIFGKGEGIVGLETEYGTLHIKLLSLRHCAGCQFFRAESRGQFWDSEGNHIKDAPFGPPFALIQGTLEAQGTTFSKIPREVCPTVRRGSVAWVGSGPEFLISLADHQEWKKAYTVFGSVLPEDMQIVERIVQLPTKSDVWNSINVSVLEKPVPLMFRRIKSIH
- the LOC8269025 gene encoding DNA repair endonuclease UVH1 isoform X3, whose protein sequence is MVQFHEHIITDLLEDPSGGLVILSSGLCLPKLISSLLLLHHSSQGTLLILSSSSSPYLKTLILHHHNNHHNITEITADLPAHHRLSLYTSGEICFITPRILIVDLLTNKIPVSALSGIIILNAHSLSETSTEAFIVRILKTLSQSIYVRAFTDKPHAMVMGFSKTERIMKALYIKKLHLWPRFQVYVSEELERAPPEVVDVRVGMSKYMIGIQKAIIEVMDACLKEMRKTNKVDVEDLSIENGLFKSFDEIVRRQLDPIWHILGKKTKQLVSDLKTLRKLLDYLVRYDAVSFLKYLDTLRVSESFRSVWIFAESSFKIFDYAKKRVYRLARSSDAKVDGTSKSTTGKKRKLKRDRDNDDVVAEGTSSTNLNGVVVLEEVLEAAPKWKVLRDILQEIEEEIHKQALLREDNLAESEEIDDGIVLVACKDERSCMQLEDFIMNGAQKVLREEWEKYLLSKVELHSMPTPQKKKPKPKESKGFGILDGVVPVIAAQNAEASSINKQENDALLAAVSEIRNQHRKDYIVEDEPQPLVDGGKSCKTWGKGRNKRGRANPQNSGEDNVNSELKISGKSEVSSTEYKAQPNENNQPIREVHKIGYSRASSIEQGVLRRHTQQLDPLQSNAKQIPSVHFYAQESDQPILDILKPSVIIVYHPDMTFVREIEVYKAENPSKRLRVYFLFYEDSTEVQKFEAGIRRENGAFESLIRQKSMMMIPVDQNMNCLGLNSSVDSQPSSSLNAITRKAGGRKEVEKEMQVIVDMREFMSSLPNVLHQKGMRIIPVTLEVGDYILSPLICVERKSIQDLFMSFTSGRLYHQVETMTRYYRIPVLLIEFSQDKSFSFQSASDISDDVTPNSIISKLSLLALHFPRLRIIWSRSLHATADIFAALKANQDEPDEARAMRVGVPSEEGIIENDVR
- the LOC8269025 gene encoding DNA repair endonuclease UVH1 isoform X4, encoding MVQFHEHIITDLLEDPSGGLVILSSGLCLPKLISSLLLLHHSSQGTLLILSSSSSPYLKTLILHHHNNHHNITEITADLPAHHRLSLYTSGEICFITPRILIVDLLTNKIPVSALSGIIILNAHSLSETSTEAFIVRILKTLSQSIYVRAFTDKPHAMVMGFSKTERIMKALYIKKLHLWPRFQVYVSEELERAPPEVVDVRVGMSKYMIGIQKAIIEVMDACLKEMRKTNKVDVEDLSIENGLFKSFDEIVRRQLDPIWHILGKKTKQLVSDLKTLRKLLDYLVRYDAVSFLKYLDTLRVSESFRSVWIFAESSFKIFDYAKKRVYRLARSSDAKVDGTSKSTTGKKRKLKRDRDNDDVVAEGTSSTNLNGVVVLEEVLEAAPKWKVLRDILQEIEEEIHKQALLREDNLAESEEIDDGIVLVACKDERSCMQLEDFIMNGAQKVLREEWEKYLLSKVELHSMPTPQKKKPKPKESKGFGILDGVVPVIAAQNAEASSINKQENDALLAAVSEIRNQHRKDYIVEDEPQPLVDGGKSCKTWGKGRNKRGRANPQNSGEDNVNSELKISDSTEVQKFEAGIRRENGAFESLIRQKSMMMIPVDQNMNCLGLNSSVDSQPSSSLNAITRKAGGRKEVEKEMQVIVDMREFMSSLPNVLHQKGMRIIPVTLEVGDYILSPLICVERKSIQDLFMSFTSGRLYHQVETMTRYYRIPVLLIEFSQDKSFSFQSASDISDDVTPNSIISKLSLLALHFPRLRIIWSRSLHATADIFAALKANQDEPDEARAMRVGVPSEEGIIENDVRAENYNTSAVEFLRRLPGVTDSNYRAIMDGCKSLAELALLPMERLTELMGGQKAARTLRDFLDAKYPALL
- the LOC8269025 gene encoding DNA repair endonuclease UVH1 isoform X2 translates to MVQFHEHIITDLLEDPSGGLVILSSGLCLPKLISSLLLLHHSSQGTLLILSSSSSPYLKTLILHHHNNHHNITEITADLPAHHRLSLYTSGEICFITPRILIVDLLTNKIPVSALSGIIILNAHSLSETSTEAFIVRILKTLSQSIYVRAFTDKPHAMVMGFSKTERIMKALYIKKLHLWPRFQVYVSEELERAPPEVVDVRVGMSKYMIGIQKAIIEVMDACLKEMRKTNKVDVEDLSIENGLFKSFDEIVRRQLDPIWHILGKKTKQLVSDLKTLRKLLDYLVRYDAVSFLKYLDTLRVSESFRSVWIFAESSFKIFDYAKKRVYRLARSSDAKVDGTSKSTTGKKRKLKRDRDNDDVAEGTSSTNLNGVVVLEEVLEAAPKWKVLRDILQEIEEEIHKQALLREDNLAESEEIDDGIVLVACKDERSCMQLEDFIMNGAQKVLREEWEKYLLSKVELHSMPTPQKKKPKPKESKGFGILDGVVPVIAAQNAEASSINKQENDALLAAVSEIRNQHRKDYIVEDEPQPLVDGGKSCKTWGKGRNKRGRANPQNSGEDNVNSELKISGKSEVSSTEYKAQPNENNQPIREVHKIGYSRASSIEQGVLRRHTQQLDPLQSNAKQIPSVHFYAQESDQPILDILKPSVIIVYHPDMTFVREIEVYKAENPSKRLRVYFLFYEDSTEVQKFEAGIRRENGAFESLIRQKSMMMIPVDQNMNCLGLNSSVDSQPSSSLNAITRKAGGRKEVEKEMQVIVDMREFMSSLPNVLHQKGMRIIPVTLEVGDYILSPLICVERKSIQDLFMSFTSGRLYHQVETMTRYYRIPVLLIEFSQDKSFSFQSASDISDDVTPNSIISKLSLLALHFPRLRIIWSRSLHATADIFAALKANQDEPDEARAMRVGVPSEEGIIENDVRAENYNTSAVEFLRRLPGVTDSNYRAIMDGCKSLAELALLPMERLTELMGGQKAARTLRDFLDAKYPALL
- the LOC8269025 gene encoding DNA repair endonuclease UVH1 isoform X1; its protein translation is MVQFHEHIITDLLEDPSGGLVILSSGLCLPKLISSLLLLHHSSQGTLLILSSSSSPYLKTLILHHHNNHHNITEITADLPAHHRLSLYTSGEICFITPRILIVDLLTNKIPVSALSGIIILNAHSLSETSTEAFIVRILKTLSQSIYVRAFTDKPHAMVMGFSKTERIMKALYIKKLHLWPRFQVYVSEELERAPPEVVDVRVGMSKYMIGIQKAIIEVMDACLKEMRKTNKVDVEDLSIENGLFKSFDEIVRRQLDPIWHILGKKTKQLVSDLKTLRKLLDYLVRYDAVSFLKYLDTLRVSESFRSVWIFAESSFKIFDYAKKRVYRLARSSDAKVDGTSKSTTGKKRKLKRDRDNDDVVAEGTSSTNLNGVVVLEEVLEAAPKWKVLRDILQEIEEEIHKQALLREDNLAESEEIDDGIVLVACKDERSCMQLEDFIMNGAQKVLREEWEKYLLSKVELHSMPTPQKKKPKPKESKGFGILDGVVPVIAAQNAEASSINKQENDALLAAVSEIRNQHRKDYIVEDEPQPLVDGGKSCKTWGKGRNKRGRANPQNSGEDNVNSELKISGKSEVSSTEYKAQPNENNQPIREVHKIGYSRASSIEQGVLRRHTQQLDPLQSNAKQIPSVHFYAQESDQPILDILKPSVIIVYHPDMTFVREIEVYKAENPSKRLRVYFLFYEDSTEVQKFEAGIRRENGAFESLIRQKSMMMIPVDQNMNCLGLNSSVDSQPSSSLNAITRKAGGRKEVEKEMQVIVDMREFMSSLPNVLHQKGMRIIPVTLEVGDYILSPLICVERKSIQDLFMSFTSGRLYHQVETMTRYYRIPVLLIEFSQDKSFSFQSASDISDDVTPNSIISKLSLLALHFPRLRIIWSRSLHATADIFAALKANQDEPDEARAMRVGVPSEEGIIENDVRAENYNTSAVEFLRRLPGVTDSNYRAIMDGCKSLAELALLPMERLTELMGGQKAARTLRDFLDAKYPALL